A region from the Lentisphaera profundi genome encodes:
- a CDS encoding ATP-binding protein: MNKLAHVAVCNTTKESFHQINQYLDHSLIHLYHCEDIEELKKLESEHLLSLIIIDHHKNIDHQSFCLEDISQNLKTQNTFIILPKFNPEEIQAYYNLNCSDLIYPPICSEEFSSRVKKLLAQEEINRNLENALQIKSEFAATMSHEIRTPLNGIIGILNILQETNINTRQTELVNIICHSSEALLNLVNNILDFAKLEDHQLTLRPEAFSLFSLCLQVIDLAKTSCNKEKLTLSIDTCQELKELILMGDKNRLRQIISNLVSNAVKFTDQGHIKLQLKLDELKCEHAKITISVSDTGIGISPEENELIFSKFAQVDNSHSRKNEGTGLGIPISEMILQCMNSNLELNSNPGEGSTFSFTISLPVTNKALLKKETSDLHLPALRILIAEDNLVNQRVMHSYLNSDKQHYIKTAENGFEVIEFLKSDHFDLILMDIQMPGMDGLETTKVIRETKAAYQHVPIIAVTANAMEGDRERYLKLGINSYLPKPYSKQLLLKTVSKLIQKSDEVSLLKEPTHAAFELIDSRMLLDIHESLGAEGFHKLIEIYLKEVQGMLKEIKTAALAKDQEQFIRYAHKYAGGAASLGFNTVREISKKMETLTREGHFDLALALHDSLELNHQNTLLTLNDFVFE, from the coding sequence ATGAATAAGCTAGCTCATGTAGCCGTCTGCAATACTACCAAAGAGAGTTTTCATCAAATCAATCAATATTTAGACCATAGTTTAATTCACCTTTACCATTGTGAGGATATTGAAGAATTAAAAAAACTCGAGTCTGAGCATCTGCTCTCTCTAATTATCATCGATCACCACAAAAATATTGATCACCAAAGTTTTTGTTTAGAAGATATCTCGCAAAATTTAAAAACTCAAAATACCTTCATTATTTTACCTAAGTTTAATCCGGAAGAAATCCAAGCTTATTATAATCTCAATTGCAGTGACCTCATCTACCCACCCATTTGTAGTGAAGAATTTTCTTCTCGAGTCAAAAAATTACTGGCTCAAGAAGAAATTAATCGCAACCTAGAAAATGCCTTACAAATAAAATCTGAGTTTGCAGCGACCATGAGTCACGAAATACGGACTCCGCTCAATGGCATTATTGGGATTCTCAATATTTTACAAGAAACCAACATCAACACACGCCAGACTGAATTAGTTAACATTATTTGCCATTCCTCAGAGGCACTTCTTAACCTTGTAAATAATATCCTAGATTTTGCCAAACTTGAGGACCATCAGCTCACCTTACGCCCCGAAGCTTTCTCCCTATTCTCGCTCTGCTTACAAGTTATAGACCTTGCCAAAACTAGCTGTAATAAAGAAAAGCTTACTCTCTCTATCGATACCTGCCAAGAACTTAAAGAACTGATCCTCATGGGGGACAAAAATCGTTTGCGACAAATCATTTCCAACTTGGTCTCAAATGCCGTGAAGTTTACTGATCAAGGTCACATCAAACTCCAACTCAAGCTCGATGAGCTCAAGTGTGAACATGCAAAAATCACCATATCCGTTAGTGATACGGGAATAGGTATTAGCCCTGAGGAAAACGAACTGATTTTCTCTAAATTTGCCCAAGTGGATAATTCGCATTCTCGCAAAAACGAAGGCACGGGCTTAGGTATACCTATATCAGAAATGATTTTGCAATGCATGAATTCCAATCTCGAATTGAATTCCAACCCTGGAGAAGGCTCGACTTTTAGTTTTACTATTAGCCTACCAGTTACAAATAAAGCTCTTCTCAAAAAAGAAACATCCGACTTACATCTACCTGCACTTAGAATACTGATTGCCGAAGATAATTTAGTCAACCAAAGGGTCATGCACTCTTATCTAAACAGCGATAAACAACACTATATAAAGACTGCGGAGAATGGTTTTGAAGTTATTGAATTCCTGAAATCGGATCATTTTGATTTAATCCTCATGGATATTCAAATGCCTGGAATGGATGGCTTAGAAACTACCAAAGTTATTCGAGAAACAAAAGCCGCCTACCAACACGTTCCCATTATTGCGGTCACTGCAAATGCGATGGAAGGAGATCGCGAACGCTACCTGAAACTGGGTATCAATTCTTATCTCCCCAAGCCTTATTCGAAGCAACTTTTATTAAAAACCGTAAGTAAATTAATCCAAAAATCAGATGAAGTATCTCTGCTTAAAGAGCCTACTCATGCAGCATTTGAACTCATCGACTCAAGAATGTTACTCGATATCCACGAATCTTTAGGTGCAGAAGGTTTTCATAAGCTGATCGAGATCTACTTAAAAGAAGTTCAAGGAATGCTGAAAGAAATTAAAACGGCAGCTCTCGCCAAAGATCAAGAACAATTTATTCGCTACGCTCATAAGTACGCTGGCGGAGCTGCTAGTCTTGGTTTTAATACTGTACGAGAAATTTCTAAAAAAATGGAGACCCTCACCAGAGAAGGCCACTTTGACTTAGCTTTAGCGCTTCACGACAGCTTGGAACTCAATCATCAAAACACTCTCTTGACGCTCAATGATTTCGTTTTTGAATAA